A part of Arachis hypogaea cultivar Tifrunner chromosome 12, arahy.Tifrunner.gnm2.J5K5, whole genome shotgun sequence genomic DNA contains:
- the LOC112726604 gene encoding cathecol O-methyltransferase 1 isoform X2, whose product MAPSLESNKNVVIDAESNKNLLKEEEEDGMLFAMDLGVLVAFPMAVKTAFELGIFDIIAKGGEHAKFSSEDIASQIGSINPNAPSMVDRLLRLLASHSLLSCSSLPQVTKDENDQEHELIASPQKIVYSLTAAASKYFVTDDDGVNFGHTLSLILDKVFLESCELKGAILEGGVPFVRVNGMHAFEYPSVDPRFNDVFNKAMISHTTIVMKRVLESYEGFNNINTLIDVGGGLGINLKMITSKYPNINAINFDLPHVIQHALTYPGVKHVGGDMFESVPNGDAIFMKCILHDWSDEHCLKVLKNCHKAIPEDGKVIVVDIMVPVLPGNTTAAKVAFKADLLMMTQNIGGKERTKRDFIHLATLSGFSSIKFVCSVSGYWVMEFYK is encoded by the exons atgGCTCCATCATTAGAGAGCAATAAAAATGTTGTTATTGATGCTGAATCCAATAAGAATCttcttaaagaagaagaagaagatggaatgcTTTTTGCAATGGACTTGGGGGTTTTAGTGGCGTTTCCAATGGCTGTTAAGACTGCATTTGAGCTTGGAATCTTCGACATAATAGCCAAAGGTGGTGAACATGCAAAGTTCTCATCTGAAGACATTGCATCACAGATTGGTAGCATAAACCCTAATGCACCATCGATGGTGGATCGCCTTCTTAGGCTCCTTGCAAGTCATTCTTTGTTGTCTTGTTCATCACTTCCTCAAG TCACCAAAGATGAAAATGATCAAGAACATGAGCTTATTGCATCTCCTCAAAAGATTGTGTATAGTCTTACAGCTGCTGCTTCCAAATATTTTGTGACTGATGATGATGGTGTCAATTTTGGACACACTTTGAGCTTGATTCTGGATAAGGTTTTCTTGGAAAGCTG TGAACTGAAAGGAGCAATATTGGAAGGAGGTGTGCCATTTGTTAGGGTTAATGGGATGCATGCATTTGAGTACCCAAGTGTGGATCCAAGGTTCAATGATGTTTTCAACAAAGCTATGATAAGCCACACAACCATAGTGATGAAGAGGGTTCTTGAGTCCTATGAAGGTTTTAACAACATTAACACTCTAATTGATGTTGGTGGTGGTCTTGGTATCAATCTCAAAATGATCACTTCCAAATATCCAAATATCAATGCTATTAACTTTGACTTGCCTCATGTAATTCAACATGCCCTCACCTATCCcg GTGTGAAACATGTGGGAGGAGATATGTTTGAGAGTGTTCCTAACGGAGATGCCATTTTCATGAAG TGCATACTTCATGATTGGAGTGATGAACATTGCTTGAAGGTGTTGAAGAATTGCCATAAAGCCATTCCTGAAGATGGAAAAGTGATTGTTGTAGACATAATGGTTCCGGTTTTGCCGGGGAATACAACCGCCGCTAAGGTTGCTTTCAAAGCTGACTTATTGATGATGACTCAAAACATTGGAGGAAAAGAGAGAACCAAACGTGACTTCATTCATTTGGCCACTCTTTCTGGattttcttccatcaaatttgtgTGCTCTGTCTCTGGATATTGGGTTATGGAGTTCTACAAGTAG
- the LOC112726604 gene encoding cathecol O-methyltransferase 1 isoform X1 produces the protein MAPSLESNKNVVIDAESNKNLLKEEEEDGMLFAMDLGVLVAFPMAVKTAFELGIFDIIAKGGEHAKFSSEDIASQIGSINPNAPSMVDRLLRLLASHSLLSCSSLPQVTKDENDQEHELIASPQKIVYSLTAAASKYFVTDDDGVNFGHTLSLILDKVFLESWSELKGAILEGGVPFVRVNGMHAFEYPSVDPRFNDVFNKAMISHTTIVMKRVLESYEGFNNINTLIDVGGGLGINLKMITSKYPNINAINFDLPHVIQHALTYPGVKHVGGDMFESVPNGDAIFMKCILHDWSDEHCLKVLKNCHKAIPEDGKVIVVDIMVPVLPGNTTAAKVAFKADLLMMTQNIGGKERTKRDFIHLATLSGFSSIKFVCSVSGYWVMEFYK, from the exons atgGCTCCATCATTAGAGAGCAATAAAAATGTTGTTATTGATGCTGAATCCAATAAGAATCttcttaaagaagaagaagaagatggaatgcTTTTTGCAATGGACTTGGGGGTTTTAGTGGCGTTTCCAATGGCTGTTAAGACTGCATTTGAGCTTGGAATCTTCGACATAATAGCCAAAGGTGGTGAACATGCAAAGTTCTCATCTGAAGACATTGCATCACAGATTGGTAGCATAAACCCTAATGCACCATCGATGGTGGATCGCCTTCTTAGGCTCCTTGCAAGTCATTCTTTGTTGTCTTGTTCATCACTTCCTCAAG TCACCAAAGATGAAAATGATCAAGAACATGAGCTTATTGCATCTCCTCAAAAGATTGTGTATAGTCTTACAGCTGCTGCTTCCAAATATTTTGTGACTGATGATGATGGTGTCAATTTTGGACACACTTTGAGCTTGATTCTGGATAAGGTTTTCTTGGAAAGCTG GAGTGAACTGAAAGGAGCAATATTGGAAGGAGGTGTGCCATTTGTTAGGGTTAATGGGATGCATGCATTTGAGTACCCAAGTGTGGATCCAAGGTTCAATGATGTTTTCAACAAAGCTATGATAAGCCACACAACCATAGTGATGAAGAGGGTTCTTGAGTCCTATGAAGGTTTTAACAACATTAACACTCTAATTGATGTTGGTGGTGGTCTTGGTATCAATCTCAAAATGATCACTTCCAAATATCCAAATATCAATGCTATTAACTTTGACTTGCCTCATGTAATTCAACATGCCCTCACCTATCCcg GTGTGAAACATGTGGGAGGAGATATGTTTGAGAGTGTTCCTAACGGAGATGCCATTTTCATGAAG TGCATACTTCATGATTGGAGTGATGAACATTGCTTGAAGGTGTTGAAGAATTGCCATAAAGCCATTCCTGAAGATGGAAAAGTGATTGTTGTAGACATAATGGTTCCGGTTTTGCCGGGGAATACAACCGCCGCTAAGGTTGCTTTCAAAGCTGACTTATTGATGATGACTCAAAACATTGGAGGAAAAGAGAGAACCAAACGTGACTTCATTCATTTGGCCACTCTTTCTGGattttcttccatcaaatttgtgTGCTCTGTCTCTGGATATTGGGTTATGGAGTTCTACAAGTAG